Genomic segment of Alcanivorax borkumensis SK2:
TTGTTTTCTTTGAATAACAAATAAGGCACTGCGAATTCTTCCAGCCACAGGCCCGTCGGCTGATTTTCGCCCATCTCTGATGCGCTGGTAACGAGCATTAATAACGGTTTGTCCAAATTCATGCGTCCTCCTGTCGGTGGCCACTCTCGGCTTGCGTACACCGTGTTGTGCATAACAACACCGACCGTGGCAACATGCTGTGAAGTAACCGTGGGCTTTTACCCTGCCCGACTCAAGGCACCTTGAAGGTTTTTTACGATATGGATTGGCATCAACTGCTGAACAAGGCTCGCCTGGGTGGCCGCACCGCCAAAGATGAAAGTGGCCGCACCGCCTTTCTTCGTGACCATGATAAAATCATTTTTTCCGGCGCCTTTCGACGCCTAGCCCGCAAGACTCAAGTTCATCCACTGGCCACCAATGACCACGTTCACAATCGCCTGACCCACTCATTAGAAGTATCTTGTGTAGGCCGCACCTTGGGCATTCGTGTGGGCGAGCGCCTGCAAGAAAGAGATCTGTTACCCGGTACCGTCAGCGCCACCGATTTGGGCGATATCGTGCAGTCTGCCTGCTTGGCCCATGACATCGGCAACCCACCTTTTGGCCACACCGGTGAGCGGGCTATTCGCGCTTGGTTCCAGGAACGGGGGCAACGCTTTCTGGATATGCTGCCCGCCCACCAGCAAACTGACCTGACCTTTTTTGAAGGTAATGCGCAGGGCTTTCGCATCATCACCAAAAGCGAGTACCACCAGTACGATGGCGGCATGCGGCTCACCTATGCAACGCTGGCAACCTTCCTCAAATACCCCTGGCTATCCGCCGATGCCGGCAACGCCAGCAGCAAGCTGCGCAAATACAGCACTTTTGTGTCGGAAACCGAGGCTTTCCATGAAGTAGCCCACGCCACCGGCCTGCAGCAACACAGCCCCGGTCGCTTCTGCCGCCATCCGCTGGCGTACTTAATGGAAGCTGCTGATGATTTTTGCTATGCCATTATTGACCTGGAAGATGGCCTGGAAATGGATCTGCTGCACTGGGATGAAGTGTACGCCTTGCTGCAACCTGCCCTGCCGGATAGCGAAGAAGTACGTGAACTGATTCATTCGGATATACGCGATGGCCGCAAAGCCGCCCTACTGCGAGGCAAAATCATCGAACGGTTTATCGAAGCCGGTGTGGAAGCCTTTGTGGCCAACCACGAACGATTATTACAGGGACGCATGGAAGGCGACCTGATCAGCCACTGCGAACCCGCCGTGCGCGATGTAGTGGAAAATGCCAAGCAACTTTCTCGCTCAAAAGTGTTCGAGCACCCCCGCAAAATCGAGCTGGAAATCGGTGCTTTTGAAGTGATGGGCGCATTGCTGGACGGCTTGATTGAAGCCGCCGTATCCCACGCCTGCAATAGCACAAAAAATTATCGCCACGAGCGCATCATTGATTTGATTGGTCGGCACAGCTTCCCTGCAAATCTAGAGCAACTGCCGGAACAGGAAAGAATTTACCAGTGCATCATGCGGGCGCTGGATTTTCTTGCGGGAATGACCGACAACTATGCCACTTATTTGGCCAAACAGTTCTCGGGAATGGCGGAGACACGGTACTAATCCCGAACGACATACATTCCGGCACCTGACCTGGCCGGCCACTAAAAACGCCCGAGCCATTAACGGATCGGGCGTGCATTTCATCCCTTTTCATTATGGCTGTGAGGCAATTTTTACACCCACTGCGACAAAAGTATCCAGACCAGACGTGCCCCCCTTCATCAAGCTTGCTACCACCACCCATTATAATTTCGCCATCAGCAGCAGGTTTGAAGGTATCAGAACTACCGTCCGACCATGTCACATTCACATTCTGACCGCTTACCGACCAGCTACCGGTATCAACCTCGTTATTATCTTGCCAGGTATCAACGTAATGCTCACAGTTGAAACCATTTTCATCGCAGTTAGTATTTTGATCCAGGCTAATAAAACGTCCGCGCTCATTAAAGACCTCCTCGAGAGAGCCATCAGCATTGAAGGTAAAAAACGTAGCACCAGCGTAATGTTCCAGGTTAGCTCCACCTCCTTGATCCAGTTCGATGATTCCACCAGAGAAAAAAAGCTGGTAGGTTGAACCGCTAATAATATCGCTTAGATCGACCGCTTCACCACTGGCCGCCTCTAATGCAGAAACACGTTCATTATTGTCGTTGATAGTACTGATCAGCGCCTGGAAGTTGGCATCCACACCGGCAGCAGTAGCCGCTTGCCCAGATTCGGGTGCGGTATAACCTGTCACTTCACTCGCTATTGCGGTGGCACTCATCACAGTTGCGGCGAGGCCCGTCAGGATTACTTTTTCATCTCTTTTATCCTCTAAGGTTATTTCCTTTAACCAATCGCCTCACTGCCAGTTGGCTTCATCCCAGTTAAATTGATTCCAGACTGCATCTGGCGTTACACCTGTGCATGAAGACGCATTGGCATCCGGATTACAGGGGTCAGCATCATCCGGGTCTGCGATATTGGCACCGTATCCATCGCCGTCAGCATCCTCGCTTTCGGTAGCATCGTCAGGGAAGGCATCGGCACCATCCTCAACACCATTAGCAACAATGCTGCTTGGAACGACTAAACACTATAGTGATTTATCGCTGGCAGCACCTCAAAACATTGTTTGTGCTTTTTTATATGCCACCTATTTTTGCGGCTTACTGACCATTGAGCAACAACAAGGGCAGCAACTTCAACGAAGAGAAAAAACTTTACCCTCTTCATCAAGTAACGTTTTTTCTACTTTAAAAAAGTGGCTCGGGATTTAAGAAACAATGATCAACTACAATAAGCTGCTTTTTGCAGGACCATTCGGCGCAGGAAAAACTACGGCAATACGCGCGATCTCCAATTCAGCGCCTATTTCCACCGGAACGCCTATTTCCACAGGCCCTGAAGGAGAAAAAACCACCACGACAGTGGCAATGGATTACAGCTTCATCAATATGGAAGGCACTACCGTACATGTGTATGGCATGCCCGGACAGGATCGCCTTGCGTTCATGCGAGGGATCCTTATGGAAGGGGCCATTGGCGCCATCCTATTGCTCGATGCAGCTCAGCCTTCTCTCAACGATGATCTGCAAAGCTGGCTGAAATCTTTGGCGGCTTTATCTCCAGGGCCCCCTATCGTCATTGGGTTACCAAAACCGAACTTGCACCCCCCTCCTTCTCTCTGAACAGCCTTAGGCAACTGGTCAGTACGGTTTCCGTTACCAGCCCGGTTCTTTCCATAGATGCCCGCGAGAAAGAAGATACACAACAGTTAATCCGAATGATTTTGGTGCTTAGTGAAACTGAATTTGAAGCCGGTATAGAGAAGACTCTGGGCTATATTTAAACAACGGCTTGCTGCGTAGCCGGCTAAAGCGCCTCTGAAAAATACCTTGCGTGCTCGGTTTTCAGGCTGATTCGCGATCTATCTCATCCAAAGCCTGACAGACACAAATAAACCCAACCTCAGATGAGATTGGGTTTATTTAATTGCCAACAGAGGGGCAACAGTGCCCATAGGCGCCCTTTCGAGTTTCTCATATCAGCTTACTCTGCAGGTTCGCTTGTCCTTACGCCTATAGCCAGCGAGTGGTCATAATCATCGTTGGTGCCAAACTGGTCTGATTCAATCTCAAAGCTCGCACTGGATAACACCAGAATTTCACCATCCAGCGCGACAATAAACTCTTCGACGCCATCTTCCTCCGGGAAGGTGACAGACAGGATGTTGCCATCCAGTTCCCAGCTACCGCCGGTAAACGTCTCCGGCCCATCGGTAAAGTCTTCTACCCTGTGTTCACAATTGAAATTACCGGGCTCACTTTCGGTACACTCTTTATTTTCAAAATCAATTTCGCGACCGCTTTCCTGGTACAGTTCGGTCAGGGTTCCATCCGTCTCGAACGTAAGCACACTACGCCCGCCGAAGCCTTCCAGGTAAGCGCTTTTATAGGGGCTCAAAGCATCTGCATAGGTTCCTATCACGGCGCCCATATAGGAAATGGTGTACGTCGCACCGCTGATTTTTTCCCGCAAGGAAGACGGTGTTCCCGCCGCATCTTCCAAAGCAACGATACGATCATTGTTATCGTTGATAGCAGTAATCAGCGCCTGGAAGTTGGCATCCACACCGGCAGCAGTAGCCGCTTGCCCGGATTCAGGTGCGGTATAACCTGTCACGTCACTCGCTATTGCGCTGGCACTCATCACAGTTGCGGCGAGGCCTGTCAGGATTACTTTTTTCATCTCTTTTACCCTCTAAGGTTATTTCCTTTAACCAATGGCCTCACTGCCAGTTGGCTTCATCCCAGTCAAATTCATTCCAGACTGCACCTGGCGTTTCAGTTGTGCAGGAAGGCGCATTGGTATCCGGATTACAGGGATCAGCATCATCCGGGTCTGCGGTATTGGCGCCGTATCCATCGCCGTCCGCATCCTCGCTTTCGGTAGCATCGTCAGGGAAGGCATCTTCGTTATCGCCTACACCATCGTTATCGCGGTCAGCACTTTCATTGGCGTTACCGGGGAAGGCATCCGCATTGTCCCCCACGCCATCGCCGTCGCTGTCCAGAGCTTCGGTGGGGTCATTCGGGAAAGCGTCTGCGTTGTCACCAACCCCATCAGAATCACTGTCCATCGTTTCGGAAGCATCACTGGGGAAGGCGTCACTGTTATCGCCGACACCGTCATTATCCGCGTCACTCGTTTCAGACGGATCTTCAGGGAAGACATCGCCATTATCCCCTACGCCGTCTTCATCCCTATCCACGGTTTCGTCTGGATCGTTGGGGAAAACATCAGCGTTGTCGCCGACGCCGTCACCATCCGTGTCTGTAGTCTCGGCTGGGTCTTGCGGAAAGACATCGCCATTATCCCCAACACCATCTTCGTCACTGTCGATAGTTTCGGCTGGGTCTTCAGGGAACTTATCCGTGTTATCCCCTACGCCGTCTTCATCGGTATCGGTTGTTTCAGAAGAGTCGTCAGGGAAGGCATCGGTGCCATCCTCAACACCATCTTCATCGCGGTCCGGGTCGTAGGGCGCGGTGTCCTGTTCGTTCAACAGGCCATCACCATCGATATCGGCATCGCTAGTATCCGGCGTGCCATCTAGGTCGATGTCACTTTCCACTTCCGCCGGTTCAACAACTGGGGAGGTGTTCTCTGCCGTGGAGGTATCGGTGTCGACCCCTGTATCTTGCGTTTCACCAGCCACCACTGACGCAACTTGAGATACCGTTTTGGTAGAACCGGGAATAGTTAAGGAGGAAGGGTTCTGAGTTACTTCCGCGACAACGTCCGCAATGTTGGCGAAAGAGGCAATGGCAGCCTCGCCACTCTTGCCATCAACCTGACCATCATTCAGGTCTTCAGACAATGCGTTGAACATGGAGTCCGCCGTTTCGGTGCTACCGGGGTCCGCCAACTTTGCTGTTTTGGCCATATCCGCCATCAGCGCGGCGACCGCTTCCACCGCCGTTCTCAGCTTGACCACCTGCGCCTGATCGTCCTGATCACTAGTGATCAGCGGCGGGGAAGAGAGCAAATCAACGCTATTATCCAGAAGCCCGAAACCGAACTGGCTACGCACCTTGTTCTTGGCCAGTTTCAAGGCGGCAGTCCACTCTGCGGCGGTAACGGTTCCATCGGTATCACCAATAAAGCCATTGGTGTTGCTGTCCGCATTACTCAGCGCCATGTTCACCACCAAGGTACTTAGTGGCGTTGGGTAATTGGTCTCACCGGCAGCAACGGCCTCTGCCGAGGTGACAGAAAGCAATCGCGTGATGACCGGCGCCTGGCCCGTAGTGAGATCCAACGTATCGGCATCCGCCTGCACTTCTACGAGCACCTCTCCGCTTGTTCCATCAGGGATGCTGACCCCTGAAAATGCGGCTTCCCTGTCAGTACTGCCGGTGTCCAGTTGCTCGCCAAGCCCGCCAGCAGCATTGAAATCCAGTTGATAGAGCGTCACCGCAGCGTTCGCCAACGGGCCCTTGACCGCACTGCCTTTGACCGCACTACCTGATTTATCGGCACCTGTAGAAGGGCTGTCACTCCCGCTACTTCCATCTCCGCCGCACCCGGCAATGGCTACCGCCACTGCCAAACTGGCAACTCTGAATGTTCCCTTCATGTGTGATGTCTCCGATCACCCCAGTTTTGGTATAGCACCAAACTAAACCTGAGCAACAAGAGCGCACATCACCCATTTAAGGTATAAAACAAAAAAACCTTACAGAACCCCCAATAACACCACCCAACAAAAGCGCTTTAGAATACAGATCCAGACCCCCTATGGGCGCGCTTAGCCGAGTTTCAATAACTCTCGCTTAGCCACACGACTTCAGCACGCGGTTAAGACGATCGGCAAATACCTCCGGTTGTTCCATCTGCGGAAAATGCCAGGTGCCCGCTTGCAACCACTCTGTTACATAGGGGGCGCAGCGAGCACGGGCAGCCTCACCCACCAAATCACCGTTAATGGCATGAATGGGACAGTTTATTTCAGCGAAAGCCGCATTAGGGGACCATCGCAACAAATCCGACCACAGCGGCAACATGGCATCCTGACGCGCCGCAGCCATCTCGCGTTCTAGCGTTTGTTTCTCCTGCTCACTCAAGTCCGGGCCAGCATTGTTCGCCACCAAATTAGCAATGCCGGAAACAAAATTGTCCTGAAAGGGGGTCTCAATCTGGCGGGCGGTTTCTTCATCCAGATCACCGTAGGGGATAACAAAGGTGTCAACCAACACTACGGCTTTAACCGGCTTTAACCGGGCAGCCTCCAGCACCACGGCGCCCCCCATGGAGTGCCCCACCAACACAGGGTTATCGATATCGGCAAGAGCGGACACCAACGCCTGAGCCTGCGCCTTCACTGTCCAGGAAGACAATGGCAGCTCCTGCGCCTCACCATGCCCCGGCAGATCCACAGCAATCAGCCGTGTCCCTTGCGGAGGGGAATCCAGCAGAGACTGCCAGTGCCTGCGGTTACAGGTCCAGCCATGGACTAACACCACGGGCTGCGGCCCCTTTCCTGATTCTGTTGCTGGCAAAGCCAGCTTATCTTGAACTTGCCGGGTTGCTTTCATCTGCTTCTCCTATTCCCCAAAGGGCCACATCTGTTATTTACATTCAATTTCCGGTCCAAATCGGATAAATTAAGGCTTCATTAGGGGAATACAACCAATGACTCAGTCTGCTGTGGATGGATTATTGGGCCACGAGCGAGAGGATCTACTCGACACATTGTACGAGGCGCCGCAAGCCCCTGACGCTTGGCCACGCTTTCTGGCACAAGCCGTAAGCGCCACCCGATCGCGCTCCGCCCGCATGCTCGTACTCGACCGTCGGGCACAAACCGTGCTCTCCAGCATCAAGCACAATATTGATGACACAGACCATCAGGCTTATGTGGATCACTATGTGAATGCCTGCCCCTGGCGCCCGGAATTAAAAGATAAGCCCCCAGGCCAGCTGTATTCCACCTTTCTGGATTTCTCCTGTCGGCAAAACGCGTTCTACCGCACCGAATTCTATAACGACTGGGCCCGCGCCCAAGACATCCACCATGGCGTATGCGGCACCGTTTGGCAGGATGAAGACCACACCGTCCAGCTGCTAATTCAGCGCACCAAAGATCAAAGCCACTACAGCCGGGAAGAAACTGACCAAATCAACGACTTGGTGATGCATGTGCGCCGTGCCGTACGGCTGCAAACCCAATTCAGCGCCCTGAAGCACCAAAACCAAGCTCTCCAGCAAACACTGGATATCCAGGCCCAGCCCTTCGCCCTGCTTGATGCCCAGGGCACGCTAGTACACGTTAGTCAGGAAGCCGAAGCGCTAATTGAAGCGCACCCGCACATGACGTTAGCGAATCGCAAACTAACCTTCCATGATGTACGCCAGCAATCGGAGTTATTGCATCAATTGGGCCAGGTAACGCACCCCAATCCCTCCTTACGTGGTAGCGGCGACGTGATTGCCGTTCCCCTGAACAGCCACCAGGTTACCCGCTGCCTCATTTCCCCCATGCATCCCGGAACAGCCCCCGGCGACTTCAATGCCCACCCAACGCCCCTCGCCATCGTCTATTTTCAGGACCCACTGGGTGACATTGAGGTGGACCTAGACAGCCTAATGCAGCTGTTCGAATTATCCGAAGCGGAAGCCCGAGTGGCCGCAGGCATTGCTAAAGGACTATCGCCCCAGCAAATTGCCGATAATCATTTTCTCTCTGTCCACACTGTCCGCACACAGCTGAAAAGCACCTTCCAGAAAACCGGCACCATGCGCCAGACAGAGCTAGCAAAGCAAGTACTTACTTCTCCTGCAGCCCGCCGGTGGCGTCGCCCGCCGCTGAATCTGAGCTGCTCTGCATAGCCTTGCGAGCCACCGCCATAAACAGATCAAACTGATAGGCAAAACGCCAATCCTTCTGCCGCAACTCATCGAGGGAATACCAGCCAATATCACTGACCTCTAGCCGAGCCTGAGCCGGTAACAGCAAGGGCTCCCCCTCTGGCAGAGATTCGGCAGGAATACAGCGATAGAGATGAAAACCGTTCTTCATCACCTGCACGCGCTCCCCTACCACAACCTGTAAACCCGTCTCTTCAAGGGTCTCCCGGTATGCCGTGCACTGGGCCAGTTCTCCGCGCTCGAGGGTTCCCCCAGGCACACCTAACTTGTCGCCCCAGCGGTGGGTAATTAGCAGCACCTGCTGATCACGGATAATCAAACAGCCAGCATTGGCGCGTCGGTCATCCTGCTGCCCAAGCACGCGGGGGCAATCCGACAGCGCCTGCAGCGACGGCAACATAAGAGATAGGGTAATCAGGAAAGAGGATGCCTTCATGGGAACAACCTGCACCGACAAGATGACAGTGTCATGGCAATTTTCTCTGGCTAGAGTGCAATCAGCAGCCGCTCCACCGGCTCCGGTCAGTCAATTAAGGGCAATCGGTGCTCCCGGGTAGCCGCGATCACCTCGTCAGGGATGATAATTTCCGTGGCCAGAGGCAGGTGATCCGACAGTAGGCAATCAGAGAGTACACGAGTATGGCGACTCTCTAGCTCCGGCGATAATAGGATGTGGTCGATATGGCGATCCGGAGCCCAGCTGGGGTAGGTATTAAGGTTATCCGCCCGCACCGTCTGCAAGCCCAACGCCGCCAGCGGTGAATGATCTAAGTGGTTGAGCCGGCAATTAAAATCGCCCATCACGACCACATATTTGTAATCTGCTAGCAAGCGGGCCAGATAGGATAACTGAGTATTACGCACCTTCTCACCCAGTGCCAGGTGCGCCACCACCACGACCAGAGGCTGAATTGGGTGGCCGTATTTAATCACGATGGCACCTCGACCGGGCAAGCCGGGAAGCCGATGGTCAGTGATCTCAAACGGCTGATGGCGGCTGAGGAAGCCATTACTGAACTGGCCGAACCGGCCAAGGTTGCGGTTCAACTGCTGGTGCCAAACAGGAAAACCTGCCATGGACGCGAGATGCACCAGTTGATTCATGTTACGCGAACGTAAACTGCCGCCATCTACTTCCTGCAGGCCCACCACGTCAAAGTGACTGAGCACCTGAGCAATCTGCTCGATGGTTTCCACGCTGCGTGGATGCGCCACCAAGTGCTTCCAGCTACCGGTAATGTAATCACCGAATTTCTGGCTACCAATGCCTGCCTGGATATTGAAGCTCATTAGCTTCACGGTATCCTGAGGCAGCAACACCTCCCGTGTCTGGCGGGTCTTTCGTGCCCCTTCCCGGGCAAAGGAAAAACCCGCGGGCCGGGCTTTCCAGTCACGGTAGGCCAGTCTAGCGCGATCAAGCAACATAATATCAGCTGCCTGTCTTTTCCTTGTTCACCAAGAATTCAATCACCTTGAACAGCTCCTCGTTGCTCTTCACGTTTTCGCGCTTTACCAAATACTTGCCGTTCACCACGAAGTTGGGCACTCCGGGAATCTGGTATTTTTTGCTCAACGCATCTGCCTGACGAATCTTGGTGGAAACACCAAACGAACCATAGAGCTTGCTGAACTCCGCAGGCTCAACACCATACTTGCGGAAAAAGTTGGCCAACGCCGACTCGTTGAATAAAGGCTCACGGTGCTTGTGGATCGCATCAAACAACGGCACATGCATTTCATCAACCAAGCCAAGGGCGTCTTCTACGTAGTAGGCACGAGCCAGCGGTTCGGCGTTACGCAGGAATAACACTGGGGTGCGCACATAGTCGATGTAGTCTGGCTTCTCTTCCAGCCAAGCATCAACAGCCGGCTCCAGTGAATAGCAGTGAGGGCAGCCATAGGAAAAGAACTCCCGTACTTCTACCTTGCTGGGATCGTCAACAGATCCGGGCACATCCAGAACTTTATAATGAGTGTCTACCGCAAAACGGGTATGTTCTTCGGCGGCCGCAACTCCGGTCGCCAGCCCCAGACTCAGCAGCAAAGCCGTTACAATGCGAAGCATATCGCTCTCCTTTTTTGTTGGTTTGCGCCCATTGTGACAACCGGGGCGGCATTTTTCTCCCTAGTAAGTACAATCCGCACCCACTCAGAGCCATATCTTTTCATGTTGACCATAAAAAAGGCAGCCCGCAGGCTGCCTTTTCTACAAAGCATAGCCGAACAACCCTATTTGGACAGCCCGGAGATAAAGCTTGCTACGGCCTTGATTTGGGTATCGGTCATTTTCGCCGCCACCGTCTGCATCATGCCCAGCGTATCGCTGTCCGAGTCATTGGTGCGTTTGATAATGCCATCACCCAAGTCGTTACGACCTGCCGCACGGAAGGCTTTCAATTGATCTTCCACGTATTGGGCATTCTGGCCAGCCAGATGCGGATATTTGGCCGCATCAACGCCTTGCCCTGCCGGGCCGTGGCAACCAGAACAAGCTGGAATACCGTTAGCCATATCCCCACCGCGGTAGAGCTTTTCGCCCTGCTCAACCCAGTCTGCGCTAGCCTGGCCCGCTTCCGGGGTCAAGCTGGCGTAATAAGCGGCTATGTCTTGCATGTCCTGCTGGTTCAGGCCTACAACCTGCCCCTTCATGATCGCATTATCACGGGCACCAGACTTGAAATCCTCTAGCTGCTTCACCAGGTATTCTGCCCCCTGGCCAGCCAGTTTCGGGTAAGTCCCGGTAAGAGTCTTGTTACCATCCTGGCCGTGGCACGCGGCGCAGGGGGCGGCTTTTGCTTTGCCTGCCTCAGCATCACCGGCCGCCATAGCCTGGGTGGCGGCGACAGCAGCAGCCATCAGCACGAACAGTTTGAAAAACTTCATGGCCTATCCTTCAGTACAGCGTCTTATTTGCTTTTGGACATGTACTCAATCAGAGCACGGTATTCTTCGTCACTACAATCGTTACACATGCCTTTGGGGGGCATGGCATTAAACCCTTCCTCGACGTGCTTCACCAGGGTATCCATGCCTTTTTCCATGCGTGGTTTCCAGGCAGCTTCATCATGGGATATGGGAGCCCCAGCAGCACCGGAAGCATGACAGAATGTACAGCTGCTGTTGTAACGTTCCTCTACAGTCGCTGCATTGGCAGCCCCCGTAACCAGAACCATTGCAAGACCTGCTACAAAACCCTTCATACACTACCTCTGCTATGCTGGCGAAGTCCGTTTGCCGTTACCGACAAACACCACGTTGTAGAACGTCGGCCGCCCCAACCACCAATAAATACGCGGTTAAGTGACAAGCGGGCGGGATTATATACCAGTCTGGTGGGCGCCGTCATATTCCATGTGAAGGGTAGGGGTATAGACACATTAAGTCACGCACTCGCCACCCCCAAAAGTGACGAAAACGTCAACTTTAATGAATAAATTGCCCATTCATTTTCTCTCCCCAGCGGGTATGCATTGCCAGCCGCAGGCCAGACAGCAAGAATAGCCCCCTGACGACATCCAAAGGCTCCTTGTTATGCCCATGCACCCCATGGAAAAACGACTCCACCAGGCACTATTCCTGCAAAGCGCCCAGCGCCTAGACCAATGCCCGCCGGATGAAGGACGGGAAGTAGCCTTCGCCGGACGCTCCAATGCCGGAAAGTCCAGCGCCATTAATCGGCTCACCGGCCAACGAAGCCTGGCCCGCACCTCCAAGACCCCAGGGCGGACTCAGCTATTGAACTTCTTCCAGCTCGACGAAGAGCGCCGACTAGTGGATCTACCCGGTTACGGCTATGCCAAAGTCTCCAAAAGCAAGCGTAACGAGTGGCAGGAGCATCTCGACCATTACCTTTCCGAACGTCAGGCATTAGTCGGGCTTGTGCTGATGATGGACATCCGCCATCCGCTCAAGGACTTCGATTTGATGATGCTAGAATGGTCCGCCCAGGCCAACATGCCCATCCACATCCTTATGACCAAGGCCGACAAACTGAAGTTCGGCGCCGCCAAGTCCACCCTGCTACAAGTGCAAAAGCAGCTAAAGGAACACCCTGCCCCGCTCTCGCTACAGCTGTTTTCGGCCACCAATGGCACCGGGTGTGACGAAGCCTGGGACAAGCTGGGGGAATGGCTAGGGATAGAACGGCTGACGCCATAATGACTTAGGGCGAAAATGAACGCCAAGCCGCCGGCCATAGCTCATCTAGCATTTTCTTCAGGCAAAAAAATCCCCGGCAGCAATCTAGGGGGGAAGGGAACGATTGCGCTGCCGGGGAGGCTTGCCGCTCTGGCCCTTTTGGGGGAAAAGACCAGAGCTATAAGCGACGAATTGGTGAGGGTACTGGGGGATCGGGGGTTCCAATCCGTCGCTAATTAGTAAGAGTGCGCGTGTTTATAAAAGTTCCGCCTCTCGGCAGTATTTTCTCTGCTCAGCTGCCGATCTACGTCACGAAACTGGCGCAGTTCGGCACCCATGCCCAAGCTCAAGGCACATAAAATTCTTTCGCACCATCACCTGAAGCCGGTACTTCGTTGATCTATAAGGATTTGTTGTCGGAAACTGAAACTGGCACGGCGATTGCCTACTCTTTAACCAGCAGGCGCTATAACCTGCGGCCGGCAAAAATAGCCGGCAAAAAAATCCCTGGCAGCAATCTTGGGGAAGGGAACGACTGTGCTGCCAGGGAGGCTTGCCGCCCTGATCTCGGGGGAGAAACCAGGGACTCCAAAAAACTACGGATCAGCGAGGGTACTGGGGATCGGGGGATGCTAATCCGTAGCACTAACTAAGACCGCCGCTTTTTTCGGAAAGTTCCAGGCGGTTTTGTTTTTTACAAATTTTACTTTTTGGGAAAACGGCAACGGACTCACCGCGTGCCAACTGTCTCTACCCATTGTGCACCTAACGCTTGGGGCTCCCTACTTTTACTGCTTCCAAGGCTCACCACGGGTTCCTTTCATCCGTTTTAGCTGCCGATGCATGGCCGCCTTGGCCAGCATGTGCGCAGATACCGGGGCGGTGATAAACAGGAACAGCGTAATCAACACCTCGTGCAGCTGCAGCCCGCGCTCCTGCCAAGAAAAAAACAGTAATGACGCCACAATAGTGCCCCCCACACCCAACGTGGTGGCCTTGGTGGGGCCATGCAAGCGGGTATAAAAATCCGGCAAGCGGGCCAACCCAATCGACCCCACTAACGCAAACACCCCACCCACAATCACACTGGCCGATACTAGCCACTCAATTAAAAAATCCATAAATCGCTCCGCTTTCCTGGCCCCGAATGCTCAATACACGGGGCAAACACACTGCGTTCGGCGTAAGGCGCCCGGCACCTGGCGCTCACTCAATAATATCCCCGCGGGTAACGTATTTAGCCACCGCAATGGT
This window contains:
- a CDS encoding NUDIX hydrolase, which gives rise to MKASSFLITLSLMLPSLQALSDCPRVLGQQDDRRANAGCLIIRDQQVLLITHRWGDKLGVPGGTLERGELAQCTAYRETLEETGLQVVVGERVQVMKNGFHLYRCIPAESLPEGEPLLLPAQARLEVSDIGWYSLDELRQKDWRFAYQFDLFMAVARKAMQSSSDSAAGDATGGLQEK
- a CDS encoding endonuclease/exonuclease/phosphatase family protein is translated as MLLDRARLAYRDWKARPAGFSFAREGARKTRQTREVLLPQDTVKLMSFNIQAGIGSQKFGDYITGSWKHLVAHPRSVETIEQIAQVLSHFDVVGLQEVDGGSLRSRNMNQLVHLASMAGFPVWHQQLNRNLGRFGQFSNGFLSRHQPFEITDHRLPGLPGRGAIVIKYGHPIQPLVVVVAHLALGEKVRNTQLSYLARLLADYKYVVVMGDFNCRLNHLDHSPLAALGLQTVRADNLNTYPSWAPDRHIDHILLSPELESRHTRVLSDCLLSDHLPLATEIIIPDEVIAATREHRLPLID
- a CDS encoding thiol:disulfide interchange protein DsbA/DsbL, yielding MLRIVTALLLSLGLATGVAAAEEHTRFAVDTHYKVLDVPGSVDDPSKVEVREFFSYGCPHCYSLEPAVDAWLEEKPDYIDYVRTPVLFLRNAEPLARAYYVEDALGLVDEMHVPLFDAIHKHREPLFNESALANFFRKYGVEPAEFSKLYGSFGVSTKIRQADALSKKYQIPGVPNFVVNGKYLVKRENVKSNEELFKVIEFLVNKEKTGS
- a CDS encoding c-type cytochrome, with translation MKFFKLFVLMAAAVAATQAMAAGDAEAGKAKAAPCAACHGQDGNKTLTGTYPKLAGQGAEYLVKQLEDFKSGARDNAIMKGQVVGLNQQDMQDIAAYYASLTPEAGQASADWVEQGEKLYRGGDMANGIPACSGCHGPAGQGVDAAKYPHLAGQNAQYVEDQLKAFRAAGRNDLGDGIIKRTNDSDSDTLGMMQTVAAKMTDTQIKAVASFISGLSK
- a CDS encoding c-type cytochrome, producing the protein MKGFVAGLAMVLVTGAANAATVEERYNSSCTFCHASGAAGAPISHDEAAWKPRMEKGMDTLVKHVEEGFNAMPPKGMCNDCSDEEYRALIEYMSKSK
- the yihA gene encoding ribosome biogenesis GTP-binding protein YihA/YsxC, with the translated sequence MPMHPMEKRLHQALFLQSAQRLDQCPPDEGREVAFAGRSNAGKSSAINRLTGQRSLARTSKTPGRTQLLNFFQLDEERRLVDLPGYGYAKVSKSKRNEWQEHLDHYLSERQALVGLVLMMDIRHPLKDFDLMMLEWSAQANMPIHILMTKADKLKFGAAKSTLLQVQKQLKEHPAPLSLQLFSATNGTGCDEAWDKLGEWLGIERLTP
- a CDS encoding Na+/H+ antiporter subunit G, whose translation is MDFLIEWLVSASVIVGGVFALVGSIGLARLPDFYTRLHGPTKATTLGVGGTIVASLLFFSWQERGLQLHEVLITLFLFITAPVSAHMLAKAAMHRQLKRMKGTRGEPWKQ